The proteins below are encoded in one region of Mangifera indica cultivar Alphonso chromosome 7, CATAS_Mindica_2.1, whole genome shotgun sequence:
- the LOC123221003 gene encoding 60S ribosomal protein L2, mitochondrial-like produces MALCRFRSASSLISKFLPPSNTLRSLSSETQSVKEKIMNYMAHLDINSQIGSCMPLAAMRIGTIIHNIEVNPGQRGKLVRSAGNSAKILKEPTGRYCLVRLPSGDEKLIDTKCRATIGSVSNPSHKTKKLRKAGQSRWLGRRPVVRGVAMNPVDHPHGGGEGRSKSSGSHGRTSLTPWGKPCKSGYKTASPKKRK; encoded by the exons ATGGCGCTCTGCAGATTTCGCTCAGCTTCTTCTCTCATCTCCAAGTTTCTTCCTCCCTCCAACACTCTCCGCTCTCTCTCCTCAG AAACCCAATcagtgaaagagaaaataatgaattatatggCCCACCTCGACATAAACTCACAAATTGGAAGTTGTATGCCGCTCGCCGCAATGCGAATCGGCACAATTATTCACAACATTGAGGTCAACCCAGGTCAAAGGGGGAAGCTGGTTCGCTCGGCGGGCAATTCAGCCAAGATTTTGAAGGAGCCCACTGGAAGGTACTGTTTGGTGAGGCTACCTTCGGGGGATGAGAAATTGATTGATACTAAGTGCCGGGCTACGATTGGTTCGGTGTCAAACCCGAGTCATAAGACGAAGAAGCTTAGGAAGGCAGGGCAGAGCAGGTGGCTGGGGCGAAGACCAGTGGTTAGAGGAGTGGCAATGAATCCAGTTGATCATCCTCATGGAGGAGGGGAGGGAAGAAGCAAGAGTAGTGGTAGTCATGGAAGGACTTCGCTTACGCCGTGGGGAAAGCCTTGTAAGTCTGGTTACAAGACTGCTTCTCCTAAGAAGAGAAAGTAA